The following proteins are encoded in a genomic region of Methanoculleus bourgensis MS2:
- a CDS encoding shikimate kinase, with product MHHHKNIILIGMPGAGKSTVGVILAKSLGMQFIDTDILIQERAGKMLQEILDEDGPDAFKRIEEETILSLQPRHAVIATGGSAVCSGDAMAHLKSAGVVVYLEIAYDEMEKRLKNITTRGIVLLPGQSLRGMYDGRIPLYEKYADLTIACSDEDLESLVRRVIEAL from the coding sequence ATGCATCACCACAAAAACATCATTCTCATCGGCATGCCCGGTGCAGGGAAGAGCACCGTGGGCGTCATCCTCGCAAAATCTCTCGGCATGCAGTTTATCGATACGGATATCCTGATACAGGAACGGGCCGGGAAGATGCTCCAGGAGATCCTTGACGAAGACGGGCCTGATGCGTTCAAGCGGATCGAGGAAGAGACGATCCTCTCCCTTCAGCCCCGCCATGCAGTGATCGCGACGGGCGGCAGCGCGGTGTGCAGCGGGGATGCGATGGCACACCTGAAGTCGGCAGGGGTGGTCGTGTACCTCGAGATCGCGTATGACGAGATGGAAAAGAGGCTCAAGAACATCACGACCCGGGGGATAGTCCTCCTTCCGGGCCAGAGTCTCCGCGGGATGTACGATGGGCGCATCCCGCTGTACGAGAAGTACGCCGATCTCACCATCGCATGTTCGGATGAGGACCTTGAATCTTTGGTCCGGCGCGTGATCGAAGCGTTGTAA
- a CDS encoding winged helix-turn-helix transcriptional regulator has product MEKDSDRICLCPLEGIITTIAKKWAILIISILGHHERLRFNDIMEILGGISPKSLTDTLKELQREGLIQREAFPEIPPRVEYSLTEDGRQLCEAIVPLVRWAEKRDNLPAKTCHATCGFSEGCPSRREGR; this is encoded by the coding sequence ATGGAGAAGGATAGCGACCGGATCTGCCTCTGCCCCCTTGAGGGGATCATCACCACGATAGCGAAGAAATGGGCCATCCTGATCATCAGCATCCTCGGCCATCACGAGCGGCTGCGGTTCAACGACATCATGGAGATCCTCGGCGGGATCAGCCCGAAGTCTCTCACCGACACCCTGAAGGAACTGCAGAGGGAAGGGCTGATCCAGCGGGAGGCGTTCCCCGAGATCCCGCCCCGGGTGGAATACTCGCTGACTGAGGACGGGCGCCAGCTCTGCGAAGCGATCGTTCCGCTGGTGCGCTGGGCCGAGAAGAGGGACAACCTCCCCGCAAAGACGTGTCACGCGACCTGCGGGTTCAGTGAGGGGTGCCCGTCGCGGAGGGAGGGGAGGTAG
- a CDS encoding nucleotidyltransferase family protein yields MQSREEIVATLQRLKDDIAARFSVSRIGTFGSVARGEQTEASDIDILVEFSRLVGFFAFLELEEYLSLHLGAPVDLVTPDALKPAIRERVAAEVAYA; encoded by the coding sequence ATGCAATCCCGGGAAGAGATCGTTGCGACCCTGCAGCGCCTCAAGGATGACATCGCCGCACGGTTTTCGGTCAGCCGGATCGGTACCTTCGGCTCTGTCGCTCGCGGTGAGCAGACCGAGGCAAGCGACATCGACATCCTCGTCGAGTTCTCCCGGCTGGTCGGGTTCTTCGCCTTCCTCGAGCTCGAAGAGTACCTCTCACTGCATCTCGGCGCTCCCGTCGACCTGGTGACTCCCGATGCCCTCAAACCCGCCATACGGGAGCGGGTGGCCGCCGAGGTCGCCTATGCCTGA
- a CDS encoding ATP-binding protein has protein sequence MTDLLELLVSLNPWWSGRDFATGVRRERYFSKIKRYLASGEIVVLSGVRRSGKTTLLYQVVDDLIHGQGVEPRKVLFVNCDEPEIARLDRPLETVLETYRKEVCGEEGAFLVFDEIQNIPGWERWIKSVYDRKQFRLVISGSSSYLLDSELSTLISGRYLAIPVYPLDFNEYLLFNGVEVATDPITLADRKYILMQMLRQYLSEGGFPQVVRQTDAMVRKDLLKAYYDSIVYRDIVQVNEVRNQRAMSDLLAYLLTNIASPYSYRQLEQVLGIDAVTIREYIRYAEMAKVLFEVRYFSYSLKTQARNNKKIYCIDNGLRNAVSFNFSADEGKRVENLVFLELKRRGFEPYYWKGEGEVDFVLNNPDNTLAAINVSYTDALPERETDALREFAGAFGDRVRDLVLITKDTAGEVEGIRCVPLWKWLLGAV, from the coding sequence ATGACCGATCTTCTTGAACTCCTGGTATCACTCAATCCCTGGTGGAGCGGCAGGGACTTCGCGACCGGCGTGCGTCGGGAACGCTATTTTTCAAAGATCAAGAGGTACCTCGCCTCCGGGGAGATCGTGGTCCTGAGCGGCGTGCGACGGTCAGGCAAGACCACCCTGCTCTACCAGGTTGTTGACGACCTGATCCACGGCCAGGGCGTCGAGCCGAGGAAGGTCCTCTTCGTCAACTGTGACGAGCCGGAGATAGCAAGGCTTGACCGGCCGCTCGAGACGGTCCTTGAGACCTACCGCAAAGAGGTCTGCGGCGAAGAAGGAGCCTTCCTGGTCTTTGATGAGATCCAGAACATCCCGGGATGGGAACGCTGGATCAAATCGGTATACGACCGGAAACAGTTCAGGCTGGTGATATCCGGGTCTTCCTCCTATCTCCTCGACTCGGAGTTATCGACGCTGATCAGCGGGAGATACCTGGCGATCCCGGTCTACCCGCTCGATTTCAACGAGTATCTCCTCTTCAACGGGGTGGAGGTTGCAACCGACCCCATCACGCTGGCTGATCGGAAGTATATCCTTATGCAGATGCTCAGGCAGTACCTGAGCGAAGGCGGTTTTCCGCAGGTTGTGCGGCAGACCGACGCGATGGTCAGAAAAGACCTCCTTAAGGCATACTACGATAGCATCGTCTACCGCGACATTGTCCAGGTGAACGAGGTGCGCAACCAGCGGGCGATGAGCGATCTCCTGGCGTATCTCCTGACAAACATCGCCTCACCGTATTCCTACCGACAGCTGGAGCAGGTGCTGGGAATCGATGCAGTTACGATCAGGGAGTACATCCGGTATGCTGAGATGGCAAAGGTTCTCTTCGAGGTCCGGTACTTCAGTTATTCTCTGAAGACCCAGGCCCGGAACAACAAAAAGATCTACTGCATCGACAACGGGCTCAGAAACGCCGTTTCGTTCAACTTCTCGGCGGATGAGGGGAAGCGTGTTGAGAACCTGGTGTTCCTCGAACTGAAGCGACGCGGGTTTGAACCCTACTACTGGAAGGGAGAGGGGGAGGTGGATTTTGTCCTGAACAACCCTGACAACACCCTGGCCGCGATTAATGTCTCATACACCGACGCCCTCCCGGAGCGGGAGACGGACGCCCTCCGGGAATTTGCCGGGGCGTTCGGCGATAGGGTGAGGGACCTTGTGCTCATCACGAAGGATACGGCAGGGGAGGTCGAGGGTATCAGGTGCGTCCCGCTCTGGAAGTGGCTGCTCGGGGCGGTGTGA
- a CDS encoding histidinol-phosphatase, with product MLLNADLHIHSPYSMATSRSMTPESLLAAARMKGLDILGSGDALHPAWRAAWRDRPEDGSGIVVVPTAEVEDRHRVHHLILAESFDQFAELAEVFAPHSKNVATAGRPHVALGGEVIASAVHDLGGLIGPAHAFTPWTSLYARFESPAGCYGSERIDFLELGLSADTSYAAGIPDLAGIPFISSSDAHSATPVRLGREFTRLDVGVPGVRGVLDAVAGARITMNAGFFPEEGKYNRTACIHCFRHYSLKEAEALGWRCPEDGKRIKKGVADRAAELAAAAPPERRPPYLHIIPLGEIIARVLGTASPATRRCGALYAELLAAFGDEITILTAAPTGDIRAVHPGVGDAVEALRIGRITLHPGGGGRYGGFSFDEPAAGGRPPHGSI from the coding sequence ATGCTCCTCAACGCCGACCTTCACATCCACTCCCCCTACTCGATGGCCACCTCGCGGTCCATGACGCCGGAGTCGCTCCTTGCAGCCGCCCGGATGAAAGGCCTCGACATCCTCGGGAGCGGCGACGCCCTCCACCCCGCGTGGCGTGCGGCGTGGCGGGACCGTCCCGAAGACGGCTCCGGGATCGTGGTCGTCCCCACCGCCGAGGTCGAAGACCGGCACCGGGTCCACCACCTCATCCTCGCCGAATCCTTCGACCAGTTCGCCGAACTCGCTGAGGTCTTCGCCCCCCACAGCAAGAACGTCGCGACCGCGGGCCGGCCCCACGTCGCCCTCGGCGGTGAAGTGATCGCCTCCGCGGTCCACGACCTCGGCGGGCTCATCGGCCCCGCCCACGCCTTCACCCCCTGGACATCCCTCTACGCCCGGTTCGAGAGCCCGGCCGGGTGCTACGGCAGCGAACGGATCGACTTCCTCGAACTCGGGCTCTCTGCCGACACCTCCTACGCCGCAGGCATCCCCGACCTCGCCGGTATCCCTTTCATCTCCAGTTCCGATGCCCACAGCGCAACCCCGGTCAGGCTCGGCCGGGAGTTCACCCGGCTCGATGTTGGGGTGCCCGGGGTGCGGGGGGTCCTCGACGCGGTTGCCGGCGCGAGGATCACCATGAACGCCGGGTTCTTCCCTGAGGAGGGGAAGTACAACCGCACCGCCTGCATACACTGCTTTCGCCACTACTCCCTCAAAGAGGCTGAGGCGCTCGGGTGGCGGTGCCCGGAGGACGGGAAGCGGATCAAGAAAGGCGTCGCCGACCGGGCGGCGGAACTCGCCGCCGCGGCCCCGCCGGAGCGCCGCCCCCCGTACCTCCACATCATCCCGCTCGGCGAGATCATCGCCCGGGTCCTCGGCACCGCATCCCCGGCAACCCGGCGGTGCGGCGCCCTTTACGCCGAACTCCTCGCGGCGTTCGGGGACGAGATCACCATCCTCACCGCCGCTCCCACCGGGGATATCAGGGCGGTCCACCCGGGTGTGGGCGACGCGGTCGAGGCCCTGAGAATCGGCCGAATAACCCTTCATCCTGGTGGAGGGGGTCGCTATGGGGGGTTTTCGTTCGACGAGCCCGCGGCAGGAGGCCGGCCGCCCCACGGGTCGATCTGA
- a CDS encoding cupredoxin domain-containing protein, protein MKRMFGILALMVVASIMIAGCVQPGGNETVTPAPTTPAVTETPLATETPLATETPMETETTPMETVTTEETETTATTETTVTTEETATTATTETTATPMETGTPPLPPAGEEGAISITASGFDPDTLTIPTDTTVTWTNDADTNQTITLTGPTGSVDLGTLESGDSVNYIFTESGNYAYVSEETGFDGTVTVTGNTTA, encoded by the coding sequence ATGAAACGAATGTTTGGTATCCTTGCCCTCATGGTGGTCGCCAGCATCATGATCGCAGGGTGTGTACAGCCGGGAGGTAACGAGACGGTGACCCCCGCCCCTACAACGCCGGCGGTCACCGAGACCCCGCTGGCAACAGAGACGCCACTGGCGACAGAGACCCCAATGGAGACTGAGACCACTCCGATGGAGACCGTGACCACGGAGGAGACTGAGACCACTGCTACAACTGAGACGACCGTGACCACGGAGGAGACCGCGACCACCGCCACAACTGAGACGACCGCGACTCCAATGGAGACTGGGACCCCACCGCTGCCGCCGGCCGGTGAGGAGGGTGCTATCTCGATCACCGCGAGCGGGTTTGACCCGGATACGCTCACCATCCCGACGGACACCACGGTGACCTGGACCAACGATGCCGACACGAACCAGACCATCACGCTCACGGGTCCGACCGGGTCCGTCGACCTCGGGACGCTTGAGTCGGGCGACTCGGTCAACTACATCTTCACTGAATCTGGCAACTACGCCTACGTATCAGAGGAGACCGGATTTGACGGGACAGTCACCGTCACCGGAAACACAACCGCATAA
- a CDS encoding cobyrinate a,c-diamide synthase, with protein sequence MLYDIQHYSYVMRPIPRIIIAGTHSGCGKTTLASGLMAALAARGLAVQPFKVGPDFIDPTHHSAICGRTSRNLDPFMMGEAGVRETVVRASAGADIAVVEGAMGLYDGLEGSDTASTAHVAKVLDAPVLLVVDAGGASRSVHAMALGYAGFDPDVRVAGVIFNRVGSPRHRAMIAATESVPACGWVPRRKDLTVGSRHLGLEMAAETGVLGGFGAVVEETCDLPGIIDLARSAPPLPVPPEDPDRPEARVRLGVANDAAFCFYYADNLDRLVRAGAEIVFFSPMTDRLPEVDALYLGGGYPELHAEALAASRCREDVRQAADDGMPVFAECGGLIYLAERLTTTDGDYPMAGVLPASAVMTDRLQALGYVEARVVGTTPVLAQGSAFRGQEYHYSRLDCAPDARFALELARGRGIDGGRDGLVAQNAVGQYTHAYFTAGFAEGLVQAAAAYRRA encoded by the coding sequence ATGTTATACGATATTCAACACTACTCCTACGTTATGCGCCCGATTCCACGAATCATCATCGCCGGAACCCACAGCGGGTGCGGCAAGACTACGCTTGCAAGCGGCCTGATGGCGGCGCTCGCCGCCCGGGGGCTTGCTGTCCAGCCCTTCAAGGTAGGCCCGGACTTCATCGATCCCACGCACCATTCGGCCATCTGCGGCAGGACGTCGCGCAACCTCGACCCGTTCATGATGGGGGAGGCGGGTGTGCGGGAGACGGTCGTCCGTGCCTCTGCCGGGGCCGATATCGCCGTCGTCGAGGGTGCGATGGGGCTCTACGACGGGCTTGAAGGGAGCGATACCGCGAGCACCGCCCACGTCGCGAAGGTCCTTGACGCGCCGGTGCTCCTCGTGGTGGACGCCGGGGGCGCGTCACGGAGCGTGCATGCGATGGCCCTCGGGTATGCGGGGTTTGACCCGGATGTCAGGGTCGCGGGGGTCATCTTCAACCGGGTCGGGAGCCCCCGCCACCGGGCCATGATCGCGGCCACGGAGAGCGTCCCTGCCTGCGGCTGGGTCCCCCGGCGAAAAGACCTCACGGTCGGGAGCCGGCACCTCGGGCTCGAGATGGCGGCCGAGACCGGGGTGCTTGGGGGGTTCGGGGCGGTGGTGGAGGAGACCTGCGATCTGCCCGGGATCATCGACCTTGCACGGTCGGCCCCGCCCCTCCCGGTGCCGCCGGAGGACCCCGACCGGCCGGAGGCGCGGGTCCGCCTCGGTGTCGCGAACGACGCGGCGTTCTGCTTCTACTATGCCGACAACCTCGACCGTCTCGTGCGGGCCGGAGCGGAGATTGTCTTCTTCTCGCCGATGACCGACCGGCTCCCGGAGGTGGACGCGCTCTACCTCGGGGGCGGCTACCCAGAACTCCACGCAGAGGCGCTCGCCGCCTCCCGGTGCCGGGAGGATGTGCGGCAGGCGGCCGACGACGGTATGCCGGTCTTCGCCGAGTGTGGGGGGCTCATCTACCTGGCAGAGCGGCTCACGACCACTGATGGCGACTACCCGATGGCGGGGGTTCTCCCGGCGTCGGCGGTGATGACCGACCGCCTCCAGGCTCTCGGCTACGTTGAGGCCAGGGTGGTCGGCACGACACCGGTGCTTGCGCAGGGCTCCGCCTTCCGGGGCCAGGAGTACCACTACTCACGGCTCGATTGTGCTCCCGATGCGAGGTTTGCGCTGGAACTCGCCCGGGGCCGGGGGATCGACGGCGGCCGGGACGGACTCGTCGCGCAGAACGCGGTCGGGCAGTACACCCACGCCTACTTCACGGCAGGGTTTGCGGAAGGGCTGGTGCAGGCCGCCGCGGCGTACCGGCGGGCGTAG
- a CDS encoding energy-coupling factor ABC transporter permease: MHIMEGFLPSPWWEIWFLISLPFIIIGVYQLNKLVQEKREALPLLAVAGAFVFVLSSLKLPSFNGSCSHPTGTGLGAVLFGPCIAGVLGLIVLVFQAVFLAHGGLTTLGANVFSMGIAGPAVAYAIYKVGTRVGANTYATVFVAAALADLFTYVVTSIQLALAFPGTTGFVGAFTAFAAIFAVTQVPLAIIEGAIIMLVFKYIVDLKPEILTRLNLLSESTIQKLREASA; encoded by the coding sequence ATGCACATCATGGAAGGATTCTTACCAAGTCCCTGGTGGGAGATCTGGTTCCTCATCTCCCTGCCCTTCATCATCATCGGAGTCTACCAGTTAAACAAGCTTGTACAGGAGAAACGGGAAGCCCTGCCGCTCCTTGCGGTCGCAGGGGCGTTCGTCTTCGTCCTCTCCTCGCTCAAACTCCCCTCGTTCAACGGGAGCTGCTCCCACCCCACGGGGACCGGGCTTGGGGCCGTCCTCTTCGGTCCCTGTATCGCCGGGGTCCTCGGGCTGATCGTCCTCGTCTTCCAGGCGGTCTTCCTTGCGCACGGCGGGCTCACCACCCTCGGGGCGAACGTCTTCTCGATGGGGATCGCGGGTCCGGCCGTCGCCTATGCCATCTATAAGGTCGGGACCCGTGTGGGCGCAAACACCTACGCGACGGTCTTTGTCGCCGCAGCCCTCGCCGACCTCTTCACCTACGTCGTCACCTCGATCCAGCTTGCGCTTGCGTTCCCGGGGACCACCGGGTTTGTCGGGGCATTCACGGCCTTCGCCGCGATCTTCGCCGTCACCCAGGTCCCGCTCGCCATCATCGAGGGTGCGATCATCATGCTGGTCTTCAAGTACATCGTCGACCTCAAACCCGAGATCCTCACCCGCTTAAACCTCCTCTCCGAGAGCACCATCCAAAAACTGAGGGAGGCCTCGGCATGA
- a CDS encoding energy-coupling factor ABC transporter substrate-binding protein — protein sequence MKYGMELAVVALIIVFAGIFLYQDAAIRATGEEAWGGADDGAADLIEASGYEPWIEPFWEPPSGEIESLLFALQAAIGAVVIGYIFGYWRGSRKTA from the coding sequence ATGAAATACGGTATGGAACTTGCGGTCGTCGCGCTCATCATCGTCTTTGCCGGCATCTTCCTCTACCAGGACGCCGCGATCCGGGCAACCGGGGAGGAAGCCTGGGGCGGGGCCGACGACGGTGCCGCCGACCTCATCGAGGCTTCCGGCTACGAGCCCTGGATCGAGCCCTTCTGGGAACCCCCGAGCGGTGAGATCGAGTCGCTCCTCTTTGCCCTGCAGGCTGCCATCGGCGCGGTCGTCATCGGGTATATCTTCGGCTACTGGCGGGGCAGCAGAAAAACCGCCTGA
- the cbiQ gene encoding cobalt ECF transporter T component CbiQ: MLDDFAQTNGLRGTSPGLKLFLGLTSILLCVSSPGPVAPLLVAVSLSVAILVLARIPPRVYARLLLIPVSFAVMSIIVILFITESGTVLVEVPGLPLAVTADGANLAILLLARVFGGMCSLFFIALTTPMTEVFDILKRLGVPTVLIDLAMLIYRFIFILIEEAGQIYRSQVMRLGYGRFRESVNSFGMLAGALFLRTWESGEALVLAMDARCYDGKLGIPGDARPVSYPALGVVLVYLGAVLAVSLKTGGLLLI, translated from the coding sequence ATGCTTGATGATTTTGCCCAGACAAACGGCCTCAGAGGGACCAGCCCCGGCCTCAAACTCTTCCTTGGGCTTACAAGCATCCTCCTCTGCGTCTCGTCGCCCGGCCCCGTCGCCCCCCTGCTGGTTGCGGTCTCGCTCTCCGTCGCCATCCTTGTCCTCGCCCGCATCCCTCCCCGGGTCTACGCCCGTCTCCTCCTCATCCCGGTCTCGTTTGCGGTGATGAGCATCATCGTCATCCTCTTCATCACCGAGAGCGGGACGGTCCTCGTTGAGGTCCCCGGCCTCCCCCTCGCGGTCACGGCCGACGGCGCAAACCTCGCCATCCTCCTCCTCGCGCGGGTCTTCGGCGGCATGTGCTCGCTCTTCTTCATCGCGCTCACGACGCCGATGACCGAGGTCTTTGATATCCTGAAACGACTCGGGGTGCCGACCGTCCTCATCGACCTTGCCATGCTCATCTACCGGTTTATCTTCATCCTCATCGAGGAGGCCGGCCAGATCTACCGCTCGCAGGTGATGCGGCTTGGGTACGGCCGGTTCAGGGAATCGGTGAACTCCTTTGGGATGCTTGCAGGGGCGCTCTTCCTCCGCACCTGGGAGAGCGGTGAGGCGCTGGTGCTCGCGATGGACGCACGCTGTTACGATGGAAAACTCGGTATCCCCGGCGACGCCCGGCCGGTCTCCTACCCCGCTCTCGGGGTGGTCCTGGTCTATCTCGGGGCCGTGCTCGCGGTATCGCTCAAGACCGGAGGTCTGCTGCTCATATGA
- a CDS encoding energy-coupling factor ABC transporter ATP-binding protein codes for MTPLLETDNVTYTYPNGPAPALSGVSITITAGSKTALVGANGAGKSTLLLMLNGILRPDSGEVRFSGRPLAYDNRSLRDLRRRVGFVFQNPDVQIIAPTVEADVAFGPVNLGLSPDAVRRAVGDALGYVGLRGYEKRPPHHLSGGEKKRVAIAGILAMEPAVLVFDEPTSSLDPASSEEVMELLDELASGGRTVLVSTHDVELAYRWADSVILMEHGRVLARGAPEEVFSDHDLLAAARLKPPALLDLYNELALRGVIAPGAPPKSVLEFTDRVERAMHGHVPDRDEPGQIYLCNADLTGGDDIRALIRSGMVDHVGAMGTRAKEFVGRERILLDYTYGVIDKCILKALNGENSLIITTGGMVGHVQRRIAEYGDESGRVIPVTPVQESASPEPSREPALE; via the coding sequence ATGACACCACTGCTTGAAACCGACAACGTCACCTACACCTATCCAAACGGTCCCGCCCCGGCCCTCTCCGGGGTGAGCATCACGATCACCGCCGGGTCAAAGACCGCTCTCGTCGGCGCGAACGGCGCCGGGAAGTCGACGCTCCTCCTCATGCTCAACGGCATACTCAGGCCGGACTCAGGGGAGGTCAGGTTCTCCGGCCGGCCGCTTGCCTACGATAACCGGAGTCTCCGCGACCTCCGCCGCCGGGTCGGGTTTGTCTTCCAGAACCCGGATGTCCAGATCATCGCCCCGACCGTCGAAGCGGACGTGGCCTTCGGGCCGGTGAACCTCGGGCTCTCCCCCGACGCCGTCCGCCGGGCGGTTGGGGACGCGCTCGGCTACGTCGGGCTCCGGGGCTACGAGAAGCGGCCGCCCCACCACCTCTCCGGCGGGGAGAAGAAGCGGGTCGCCATCGCCGGCATCCTCGCGATGGAGCCCGCGGTCCTCGTCTTTGACGAACCGACCAGTTCCCTCGACCCCGCAAGTTCCGAGGAGGTCATGGAACTCCTCGACGAACTCGCCTCCGGCGGCCGGACGGTGCTCGTATCCACCCACGACGTCGAACTCGCCTACCGCTGGGCCGACTCGGTCATCCTCATGGAGCACGGCAGGGTTCTTGCCCGGGGGGCGCCGGAGGAGGTCTTCTCCGACCACGACCTCCTCGCGGCCGCCCGGCTCAAACCGCCCGCCCTCCTCGACCTCTACAACGAACTCGCCCTCCGGGGCGTCATCGCTCCCGGCGCCCCCCCAAAGAGCGTGCTTGAGTTCACCGACCGGGTCGAGCGGGCGATGCACGGCCACGTCCCCGACCGGGACGAACCCGGGCAGATCTATCTCTGCAACGCCGACCTGACCGGCGGCGACGATATCAGGGCGCTCATCAGGTCGGGGATGGTCGACCACGTCGGCGCGATGGGCACCCGGGCCAAGGAGTTTGTCGGCCGGGAGCGGATCCTGCTTGACTACACCTACGGCGTCATCGACAAGTGTATCCTAAAAGCCCTCAACGGGGAGAACTCGCTCATCATCACCACGGGCGGCATGGTCGGGCACGTCCAGCGGCGTATCGCGGAGTACGGCGACGAGAGCGGACGGGTGATCCCGGTGACCCCGGTGCAGGAGTCGGCGAGCCCCGAGCCCAGCCGTGAACCGGCCCTTGAGTGA
- the pyk gene encoding pyruvate kinase, with product MMLEEALQRISEQAKRKRMSLPDHKTKIVCTIGPASNSRAMLADLVRAGMNVARLNLSHGTFEEHRENIRTIRMAAEDAGLPVTILIDLPGPKIRLGDLAVEPVELQKGETITLTAAPASDDPSRIPVDFEQFPDLVSKGCTIFINDGFLQVEVDEVAGKDVKATVVVGGTLLSRKGVSLIGGGGIVALSAVTDRDLECIDFGLSEGIDTFGISFIERGEDIRRAREYAARAGKIIRVIAKIERQEALANIDEILMATDGVMIARGDLGVQTPIEDVPTVQKRIIQKANILGRPVITATQMLVSMTDNIRPTRAEVTDVANAILDGTDAVMLSEETSIGKYPVETVAMMAKIARSTEEKRSTLGPGRNLVDYFREGKGREGITINDVVSLNVIESMDALGIRYVLTPTRSGNTPRSISRFKPEAWILAFTRNPATLKFLAFSYGVCPFLISSEKEYWHGAILDSIRDSGLIKPGERVVLTEGISPGREGTDSLIILTVD from the coding sequence ATGATGCTCGAAGAGGCTCTGCAGCGGATATCAGAACAGGCAAAACGGAAGCGGATGAGCCTGCCCGACCACAAGACCAAGATCGTCTGCACCATCGGGCCGGCGTCAAACTCGCGGGCGATGCTCGCCGACCTGGTCCGCGCCGGCATGAACGTCGCCCGGCTCAACCTCTCCCACGGGACGTTTGAGGAGCACCGGGAGAACATACGGACCATCAGGATGGCGGCCGAGGACGCCGGGCTCCCGGTCACGATCTTAATCGACCTCCCGGGACCGAAGATCCGGCTCGGCGACCTCGCGGTGGAGCCCGTGGAACTCCAGAAGGGCGAGACCATCACCCTGACCGCCGCGCCGGCGTCTGACGATCCTTCCCGGATCCCGGTCGACTTCGAGCAGTTCCCCGACCTGGTCTCTAAGGGATGCACCATCTTCATCAACGACGGGTTCCTCCAGGTCGAGGTCGATGAGGTCGCCGGGAAGGATGTCAAGGCGACGGTGGTCGTCGGCGGCACGCTGCTCTCGCGCAAGGGCGTCAGTCTCATCGGCGGCGGGGGGATCGTTGCGCTCAGCGCCGTCACCGACCGAGACCTTGAGTGCATCGATTTCGGGCTCTCTGAGGGGATCGATACCTTCGGGATCTCGTTCATCGAGCGGGGGGAGGATATCAGGCGGGCCCGGGAGTACGCGGCCCGGGCGGGAAAGATCATCCGGGTGATCGCAAAGATCGAGCGGCAGGAAGCGCTTGCAAACATCGACGAGATCCTCATGGCGACCGACGGGGTGATGATCGCCCGGGGCGATCTCGGTGTCCAGACCCCGATCGAGGATGTCCCGACGGTGCAGAAGCGGATCATCCAGAAGGCGAACATCCTGGGCCGGCCGGTGATCACCGCGACCCAGATGCTTGTCTCGATGACCGACAACATCCGGCCCACGCGGGCCGAGGTGACCGACGTCGCAAACGCCATCCTGGACGGGACCGACGCGGTCATGCTCTCTGAGGAGACGTCCATCGGGAAGTACCCGGTCGAGACGGTCGCGATGATGGCAAAGATCGCCCGCTCGACCGAGGAGAAGCGGTCAACCCTCGGGCCCGGGCGCAACCTGGTCGACTACTTCAGGGAGGGGAAGGGCCGGGAGGGGATCACCATCAACGACGTCGTCTCCCTCAACGTCATCGAGTCGATGGACGCGCTCGGCATCAGGTACGTCCTGACGCCCACCCGTTCCGGGAACACCCCCCGGAGCATATCGCGGTTCAAGCCTGAGGCCTGGATCCTCGCGTTCACCAGGAACCCCGCCACCCTCAAGTTCCTGGCCTTCTCCTACGGTGTCTGCCCGTTCCTGATCAGCAGCGAGAAGGAGTACTGGCACGGGGCGATCCTGGACTCGATCCGGGACTCCGGCCTGATCAAACCGGGGGAGCGCGTGGTGCTGACCGAAGGGATATCCCCGGGGCGCGAGGGGACCGATTCGCTCATCATCCTGACGGTGGATTGA